In candidate division KSB1 bacterium, the following proteins share a genomic window:
- the pbpC gene encoding penicillin-binding protein 1C codes for MAGALALMLLALFLSPLPRDLAQRKSGSSLRLTDREGRLLQERVLGSGGRGQWVELRDVSLYLVQATIAVEDRRFFRHWGVDPLAVMRATTQALRSRRVVSGASTLTQQLVRAAYHLPRRWWAKPVEMALAVKLELTLSKEEILTQYLNRVPYGNGTIGAEAAARLYFAKPALHLTLPEAALLAGLPQAPARYDPYRNRDAAKRRQELVLRAMLRCGAIDSARFAEARAAELTFSPAERSLAAPHFCDWLLVNRKALHLPHAGTVRTTIDLPLQQKIELLLRSHLRLLADRNVTNAAAVILDNEDVAVLAMVGSADYFDELNHGQVNGCLCLRQPGSTIKPFTYGLALEHGRTAADIVPDIETHAATAGGDFRVHNYDRLFHGPVRLRVALACSYNVPAVRLLEELGTELLLAKLRAAGFASLTKPATYYGLGLTLGNGEVSLLELTRAYCALAHGGWVRREKVLLGQQNADSSRIFAPQVAYLLTHILADREARMGAFGEGNALELPFPCAAKTGTSKDYRDNWALGYTTRYTVGVWVGNFSGEAMHKVSGITGAGLLFRDILLLLHRENWPAPFAAPPGLVEREICARSGERPGPYCRGTVREVFIAGTEPTRMCSVHRPFVVHEAEHQAIGRGGLQVYEVWPPLYERWMVEAGLPRPPRVPVAPRAEHSPTEPQLPVITFPDNGDIYKVDPVLRPEYQTLDLEAVLPQGVKTVSWWVNDSLWCTVQHPFRARWRLVPGRHRFQVSAETEHGVVASSPVHILVL; via the coding sequence GTGGCTGGCGCTTTGGCGCTGATGCTGCTCGCCCTGTTCTTAAGCCCGCTGCCACGGGACCTTGCGCAGCGGAAAAGCGGCAGTAGCCTGCGCCTCACCGACCGCGAGGGCAGGCTGCTCCAGGAGCGCGTGCTCGGCTCTGGCGGCCGCGGGCAGTGGGTCGAACTGCGTGACGTCTCCCTCTACCTGGTTCAGGCGACGATTGCGGTGGAAGATCGGCGCTTCTTTCGCCACTGGGGCGTTGATCCGCTGGCTGTGATGCGCGCGACAACCCAAGCCCTCCGCTCTCGCCGAGTGGTCTCCGGCGCATCCACTCTCACCCAACAGCTTGTCCGGGCTGCGTACCACCTTCCGCGCCGCTGGTGGGCAAAGCCGGTGGAAATGGCCTTGGCTGTCAAGTTGGAGTTGACCCTCAGCAAGGAGGAGATACTTACCCAGTACCTGAATCGCGTGCCATACGGCAACGGAACTATCGGCGCGGAGGCTGCTGCCCGGCTGTACTTTGCCAAACCGGCACTGCACCTCACCTTGCCCGAAGCGGCCCTCCTTGCTGGGCTGCCGCAGGCGCCAGCCCGCTATGACCCGTACCGGAACCGCGATGCAGCCAAGAGGCGCCAAGAGCTCGTGCTACGGGCCATGCTCCGCTGCGGAGCCATAGACAGCGCCCGGTTTGCTGAGGCCCGCGCCGCAGAGCTCACCTTCAGCCCTGCGGAGCGCTCCCTCGCTGCACCGCACTTCTGCGACTGGCTGCTCGTCAACCGCAAGGCCCTCCACTTGCCCCATGCAGGCACGGTGAGGACAACCATCGACCTGCCGTTGCAGCAGAAGATCGAGCTGCTGCTGCGCAGCCACCTGCGGCTGCTGGCCGACAGGAACGTCACCAACGCTGCGGCCGTGATTCTGGACAATGAAGACGTTGCGGTACTGGCCATGGTCGGCTCGGCCGACTACTTTGACGAGCTCAACCACGGCCAAGTGAACGGCTGCCTCTGTCTGCGCCAGCCAGGATCCACCATCAAGCCCTTCACCTATGGCCTGGCGCTCGAGCATGGCCGCACCGCTGCGGATATTGTGCCGGACATCGAGACCCACGCAGCAACCGCTGGAGGCGATTTCCGCGTCCACAACTACGACCGTCTCTTCCACGGGCCGGTACGCCTGCGGGTGGCACTGGCCTGTTCTTACAATGTGCCGGCCGTGCGCTTGCTGGAGGAGCTGGGCACCGAGCTCCTTCTGGCTAAGCTCCGTGCCGCAGGTTTTGCCAGTCTCACCAAGCCGGCCACCTACTACGGCTTGGGGCTGACGCTGGGCAACGGCGAAGTGTCTCTGCTGGAGCTGACGCGGGCGTACTGCGCTTTAGCTCACGGCGGGTGGGTGCGCAGAGAAAAGGTATTGCTCGGCCAGCAAAACGCGGATTCCTCAAGGATCTTCGCGCCGCAAGTGGCCTATTTGCTGACCCACATTTTGGCCGACCGTGAGGCGAGGATGGGGGCCTTTGGCGAGGGGAACGCCTTGGAGCTGCCTTTCCCCTGTGCCGCCAAAACGGGGACCTCCAAGGACTATCGCGACAACTGGGCACTGGGTTACACCACGCGGTATACCGTGGGCGTCTGGGTCGGCAACTTTAGCGGCGAGGCGATGCACAAGGTGTCGGGCATTACCGGGGCCGGACTGCTTTTCCGCGACATTTTGCTTCTTCTCCACCGCGAGAATTGGCCGGCCCCCTTTGCTGCCCCGCCCGGTCTGGTCGAGCGCGAAATCTGCGCGCGCTCCGGGGAACGGCCTGGCCCCTATTGCCGGGGTACGGTGCGGGAGGTGTTCATCGCCGGCACAGAACCCACCCGCATGTGCTCCGTGCATCGCCCATTTGTGGTGCACGAGGCAGAACATCAGGCGATTGGCCGTGGCGGGCTTCAGGTGTACGAGGTCTGGCCACCTCTTTACGAGCGCTGGATGGTGGAGGCAGGTTTACCCAGGCCGCCGCGCGTTCCCGTGGCGCCGAGGGCGGAGCATTCTCCCACTGAGCCGCAGCTCCCGGTCATCACCTTCCCTGACAACGGCGACATCTACAAGGTCGATCCGGTGCTGCGGCCCGAGTATCAGACCCTGGACCTCGAGGCGGTGCTTCCCCAGGGCGTGAAGACTGTCTCCTGGTGGGTGAACGACTCCCTATGGTGCACCGTACAGCATCCGTTCCGGGCACGTTGGCGGCTGGTGCCGGGCAGGCATCGCTTCCAGGTCAGCGCAGAGACCGAGCACGGCGTGGTGGCGAGTAGTCCCGTGCACATTCTGGTGCTGTGA